The genomic segment CAACTCGCTGCGGGCCTTCGTGAAGCACCTCGACAGCATCTCCGACGAGGCGATCTCGAAGCTCAACATCCCGACGGGGATCCCGCTGCGCTACGACCTCGACGACGACCTGCGCCCGCTCAAGCCGGGCGGCGAATACCTCGACCCCGAGGCGGCCAAGGAAGCGGCGGCTGCGGTCGCCAACCAGGGCCGCTAGAAAAGCTGGACGGCAAGAGGCCGGGACGCCCCCGTGGCGTCCCGGCCTCTGCGCGACCAGGCGAGCGACTGGCTCAGCTCTGGTCGCCCACCGGCTCTCCGGTGATCAGGTACACGAGCTGCTCGCCCACGTTGACCGCGTGGTCGGCGTACCGCTCGTAGAAGCGGCCCAGCAGCGCGCCGTCGATCGCGGTCTCCGCGCCGTACGGCCAGTCGTCGTCCAGCATGATTTTGAAGAGCTTGCGCTCCAGCTCGTCGATCTCGTCGTCCTGGTGCTCCAGCTTGGCCGCCAGCTCGGCGTCGGGCTTGGCCAGCAGGTTGGCGATGCTCTCGGCCATCTGGTCGGCCACCTCGGCCATGCCCTGGAAGACCGGGCGCAGCTCGGCCGGCACGGCGGGCGACGGGTGCCGCCGCTTGGCCGTCTTGGCCACGTGCTCGGCCAGGTCGCCCATCCGCTCCAGGTCGGCCGAGATGTGCAGGGCCGTGATGACCATCCGCAGGTCGGAGGCGACCGGGGCCTGCCGGGCGATGGTGTCGGCCACCTTCGCCTCGACCTGGCTGTTGAGCTCGTCGACCTCGTGGTCGCGCTCGATGACGGCCTCGGCCGCCTTGAGGTCGGCGGTGAGCAGGGCCTTGGTCGCCTTACGCATCGCCTCTCGGACGGCCTCCGCCATGGTGACCATCAGGCGGCTGACCTCGTTGAGATCGGCCTGAAACTCCTCGCGCATGTCCTCGTCCCGGGGTTCGGTGGGGCCGTCCCGTAGCGGGGGCACGACCTTGGGCTGGTCTACAAACTATGCGGGCCTGGCGGCGCTCTCGTGAACAGCGATGAACGACGCCGGGCGCAGTGGTGAACATTATTCGACACGCGCCCGGTTTGTCCGGATCATGGTAGTAGCCAGGTAAACAATGACCCTACGATCGCACCGTGGACCTGGCGTACGGCATCCCGCTGATTCTCGCCGCGCTCGTCATCGGCGTGGCCGGGGGCGTGTTGATCACCCGTGCCCGCCAGTCGCCGAGGCCGGGCGAAAAGTCCCGAAACCGGCCGCACGAGGGGGGACGCGCCATAGACACCGACGAGCCGCATACCGGCAAGCAGGGCATGAAGGGGCTCGGTCGCAAGAGCCTCGACTCGCTGCGGGTCGGCGTGGTGGTTCTCGACGCTGAGGACCACCCGGTGCTGGTCAACCCGGCCGCGCGGGCGATGGGCCTGCTGCGTTCGGGCGGGGCGCCGGGCACGATCGCGGCCCACCCCATCCTGCGCACGCTGGCCGGCCAGGTGCGGCGCACGGGCGTACGGCGGGAAGTCGAACTCGACCTGCCCCGGGGCCGGGCCGGTGCCGCCCAGGCTCCGCTCGGGCTGCACCTGCGGGCCGTCGCGCTCAACCAGACGCACGTCGCGGTCGAAGCGGCCGACGTCACCGAGTCGCACCGGCTGGCCCGGGTCCGCCGTGACTTCGTGGCCAACGTCAGCCACGAGCTCAAGACCCCCATCGGCGCGCTCCAGCTGCTGGCCGAGGCGCTGCTCGACGCGACCGAGCTGCCCGCGGCCGACCCGGCCGAGGCGCAGAACGAGGACCTGCTGGCCGCGCGGCGGTTCGCCGAGCGCATCCACCACGAGTCGGCCCGCATGGGTCGTCTGGTCAGTGAGCTGCTCGAGCTGACCCGGCTCCAGGGCGCGGAGCCGCTGCCCACCCCCGAGCCGGTCTCGGTCGACTGGGTGATCGCCGAGGTGATCGACCGCACCCGCACCACGGCGTCGGCCAAGACGATCGAGGTCGTCTACAACGGCCCCAAGGGCGGCACGGTCTACGGCAGCGACAGCCAGGTCGCCACCGCGGTGACCAACCTGGTGGAGAACGCGATCGCGTACTCCGGGGAGGACACCAAGGTCGAGCTCACCCTGCGTCAGGACGACGACTGGGTCGAGATCGATGTGGCCGACCAGGGCATCGGCATCGCGCCCCACGACGTCGACCGCATCTTCGAGCGTTTCTACCGTGCCGACCAGGCGCGTTCCCGCTCCACCGGCGGGACGGGCCTGGGGCTGGCGATCGTCAAGCACATCGCGACCAACCACGGGGGCCGGGTCAGCGTGACCAGCAGCCTGGGCGACGGCTCGACGTTCACTTTGCGCCTACCGGCACGACCCCCCGAAGCCCCCTTGCCGTTACCGACGGCAATTGAGATCGAGTCCGGTTCGGCCGGACGCTAGTCCCGGCAACCGGAAGATGGAAGGAACCACATTGGCCCGCGTGCTCGTGGTCGAGGATGAGGAGTCGTTCTCCGACGCCCTGTCGTACATGCTGCGCAAGGAGGGCTTCGAGGTGTCGGTCGCCCCGACCGGGACCTCGGCGCTGACGCAGTTCGACCGGACCGGTGCCGACATCGTGCTGCTCGACCTCATGCTTCCCGAGATGTCCGGCACCGAGGTGTGCCGTCAGCTGCGGCAGCGTTCCGCCGTGCCGATCATCATGGTCACCGCCCGGGACAGTGAGATCGACAAGGTCGTCGGCCTGGAGATCGGCGCCGACGACTACGTGACCAAGCCGTATTCACCGCGCGAGCTCGTCGCCCGGATCCGGGCCGTGCTGCGCCGTCAGGGCACCGAGGCCGCTGAGGTCTCGACGCCGACGCTGGCCGCCGGGCCGGTCCGGATGGACGTCGAGCGGCACGTCGTCACCGTCGACGGCGCCGGCGTGCAGCTCCCGCTCAAGGAGTTCGAGCTGCTCGAACTGCTGCTGCGCAACGCCGGCCGGGTGCTCACCCGCGGCCAGCTGATCGACCGGGTCTGGGGCGCCGATTACGTCGGCGACACCAAGACCCTGGACGTGCACGTCAAGCGGCTGCGCTCCAAGGTGGAGCCCGAGCCCTCGGCGCCGCGTTACATCGTCACGGTGCGCGGCCTGGGCTACAAGTTCGAGCCCTAGGCCGGCCCGCTACGACTTCGGGGGTGCGGCGGGCTCACGTCCGCCGCGCTTCTTGGGTCCCTCGGCCGCCGCGGTCGCTGGGTGCACCGCCACCACGCCGGCCTTGAGCCGGGCGTCGCACAGCTCGGCCAATTTCCCGTACGCCGGTTGGCCGATCAGCGCGATCAGCTCGGGCGCGTACGAGATGTACATGGGGTCGCTGCCCACGTGGGCCTCGGGCGACGAGGTGCACCACCAGTCGAGGTCGTGCCCGCCCGGCCCCCAGCCGCGCCGGTCGAACTCGGCCAGCGTCGACTGCAGCACCTTCGACCCGTCCGGGCGCTTGATCCAGTCTTGTTCCCGGCGTACGGGCAACTGCCAGCACACGTCGGGCTTGTACTCCAGCGGGTGCTTGCCGTCGCGCAGCGCCTGGGCGTGCAGCGCACAGCCGCCGCCCCCGGCGAAGTCGGCGTCGTTGAGGAACACGCACGGCCCGTCGGTGGACTGGATCGCCGTGCGCCGGGCCGGCTTGGCTCCGTCGATCGTGTCCACCTCGGTGTAGTTCTTGAAGCCGCGGCGGTAGTGCTGCCAGTTCTCCGGGGTCAGCCGCTGGGCGGCGGCCTTGACCCTGTTCTCGTCGTCGGCGTCGGTGAAGAACGCCCCGTGCGAACAGCAGCCGTCCTGCGCGCGACCGGCCACGATGCCGTGGCAGGCCGAGCCGAAGACGCAGGTCCAGCGGGACAGCAGCCAGGTCAGGTCGGCCCGTACGAGGTGCTTCTCGTCATCGGGGTCGAGGAACTCGATCCACTCACGAGGAAAGTCGAGGTCGACCTCGGCGGGGCGTTCCGCTGCCGCGGGGTCGAGGGTGATGCGGATCGGGGTACGGCGGCTCACTCGCGACAGCGTACGCGCGCAGGTGACCAAAGCCGCGCTGACGCCCGGTATGGCCGCATATACCCGGTCGAGGAGGCGGCGTACGCGACGATCGGGTCTACGCTTGAGGGCGTGAGCTCCCGTGTCCCCGTGCTTCTGTCCAGCTCGTCGGTCTTCCCCGAGCCGACGGCCGCCGCGTTCGAGATGGCCGCGACGGTCGGTTACGACGGGCTCGAGGTCATGGTGTGGACCGACCGCGTCAGCCAGGACGCCGGCGCGCTGAAAGGTCTGTCCGAGCACTACGACCTGCCCGTGCTTTCCGTCCACGCCCCCTGCCTGCTGGTCACCCAGCGGGTCTGGAGCCCCGACCCGTGGGAACGGCTCAACCGGGCCGCCCAGCTCGCCGAGACGCTCGGCGCCCCCACTGTTGTGGTGCACCCGCCGTTCAGCTGGCAGCGTGACTACGCCAAGAATTTCGCCGCCGGGCTGGCCAAGGTGCAGGCGCGGCATCCCGACCTGGCCTTCGCCATCGAGAACATGTTCCCGGTTAAGATGGCGGGCCGCTGGTTCGTGCCCTACACCCCGGGCTGGGACCCGACCGAGACCGGCTTCGACGCGTACACGCTCGATTTGTCGCACTGTGCCGCGTCGCGGATCAACGCGCTCGGCATGGCCGACAAGATGGGCTCCGCCCTCAAGCACGTGCATCTGGGCGACGGCACCGGCGAGGGCCGCGACGAGCACCTGGTGCCGGGCCGGGGCAATCAGCCCTGCGCCGAGCTGTTGCGCTCGCTCTCGGCACGCGGCTTCAAGGGCTCGGTGGCGCTGGAGGTCTCGACGCGCAAGGCCGCCAGCCGCGCGGTCCGCGAGGCGGACCTCCGCGAGTCGCTCGAGTTCGCCCGCAAACACCTCGCGCCGGCGGAGTCGTCGACTCCGGCGATCACGCGGGCGTGAGGGTCTCGCGGAGCGGAGCGGAGCCGGCCAGCTCGGCCCTCTTGCGGGCGCGGTGTGCGGCCACGTGTGAGCGGGTCGCGCAGCGCTCCGAGCAGAAGCGCCGGCAATTGTTGGACGACGTGTCCAGATAGACGTTGCCGCAGCGCTCGTCGGCGCAGATGCCGAAGCGGGCGCTGCCGTACTCGCACAGCCACACCGAGAGGCCCCAGACCGCGCCGGCCAGATACTCCGCGCTCACCGAGGAGCCGCGGCTGGTGACGTGCATGTGCCAGTCGCCGGCGTCGTGGCCGGAGATGCGGGGCTGCACGGGGAAGATCTCGAGCAGCGCGTTGAGTTCCGTGACGGCGTCGGCGTCGCGGCCGGACGTGCCGTACTCGAAGACCTCGCGCAGGCGACGCTGGGCGCGGCGGAACATCGCCACGTCCTTCTCGACGACCTCGTCGCGCATCCAGGCCTGCTCGTCGGCGAACAGGGCCCGCAGTCCGGCGAGATCACCCAGCTCCGCGTTCACGAGATCAACCGCGGTTCGCGCGTACGCATCGAAGTTCACCCGACAAAGGTAGCCGTCCCCGCGCCGGTCGAACATAAGCTTGTGGCTCACTACGCGCGCGTGGCCGGGGGCGGCCACGCGAGTGGCACTCCCGCGATACCGGGTGTTCCGGGCGATACCCTCGGGACATGCTCCGTTCCCTGCTCCTGGCCGCCGCCGGTTCGGACCGTCTCGGGCGCCTCGCCGGCTCCGCACCCTTCGGCCGCAACGCCGTCCGCAAGTTCGTCGCCGGTGGCGATGCCGGCGAGGCGCTGCAGACCGGCCGCATTCTGGTCGACGACGGCCTGGCCATCACCTTCGACCACTTGGCGGCGGAGACCCGCAGTGTGGAGCAGGCGGTCGCGGTCCGCGACGAGTACCGGGCGTTGCTGGGCCGGCTCAAAGGGGCCGGGCTGGCCCCGGCGGCCGAGGTCAGCGTGAAGCTCTCCGCGCTCGGGCAGCGGCTCGACGAGAAGCTGGCCTACGAGCACGCCCAGGCCGTCTGTGCGGCGGCGGCCGAGGCCGGCACGACGGTGACGCTGGACGCGGAGGACCACACGCTCACCGACTCCACCCTCGAGATCCTGGCCGACCTGCGCAAGGACCACCCGGGCACGGGCGCGGTGCTGCAGGCCTATCTGCGGCGCACCGAGGGGGACTGCCGGGAGCTGGCCACGAGCGGCTCGCGAGTGCGGCTGTGCAAGGGGGCGTACGCGGAGCCCGAGTCGGTCGCGTTCCAGTCGTCTCTCGACATCGACAAGTCGTTCGTGCGCTGCCTCAACATCCTGATGTCGGGCGAGGGCTATCCGATGGTCGCCACCCACGACCCGCGGCTGATCGCCATCGCCGAGGACCGGGCGCGCTGGTTCGACCGCACCGCCGACGAGTACGAGTTCCAAATGCTGTACGGGGTCCGCGTCGAGGAGCAGGCGAGGCTGGCCGCGGGGGGCAACGTGGTGCGCGTCTATCTGCCGTACGGGGAGCAGTGGTACGGCTATCTGATGCGCCGGCTGGCCGAGCGCCCAGGCAACGCGGGGGTCCTCGGCCGCGCGCTGGTGGGGCGGTAGTCACCTCATAGGCAACAATTGGGGCTAAACCGCACAGATCCGGCGTGTCGGCCTTGACTTTTTCTGGCCATTTTCACGGAACGTATCGCGTTGGTCACAGCCGTATCGATACCGTCCTTATGACACGCACGTTTGCCGCCGCGTCGCAGGCCTTCCCGGTCGCCGCGGCTGTGCCTGCGAAAGGATCGGTGCGACACATGACAGGTCCAGCCCAGACCGAGGAAAAGCTCTCGGAGGTGCGGTTCCTGACCGTGGCCGAGGTGGCCGCCCTGATGAGGGTCTCCAAGATGACGGTCTATCGGCTGGTGCACGGGGGTGACCTCACCGCCGTCCGCGTCGGGCGGTCGTTCCGCGTCCCCGAGCACGCCGTGCACGAATATCTCCGCGGCGCTTTCTCGCAAACCGCGTAGGACGCCCAGCCGGGGCCGTTTTCAGCGGGTCCCGGCATTGCTGCCCGGGGCGTTTTTGGCGGGTCCCGGACGGGCCGGTACGCTGGTGCGGTTGGTTCCCCGAGGTTACGTGCTCCGGGGGCCGTCGAATCAGATCGGATTCGGGTGACGCCTCGGGCGCATCCGGCCGAGCCACCAGGTTTCGAGAGGCATTCCGTATGGGCTCCGTGGTCAAGAAGCGCCGCAAGCGTATGGCGAAGAAGAAGCACCGCAAGCTGCTGCGCAAGACCCGCGTCCAGCGTCGTCGTCTCGGCAAGTGATCCGGGGCCGGGTGTGATTCCCGGCCGGTCGGACACTTGCCGCACGCCGCATCGGAAGGTGCGCCTGTCGTGACCTCTCCGCCCAGCGTCGTCGTGGTCACCGGAGTCAGCCGTTATCTCGGCGCCCGGGTGGCCGCTCGTCTCGCAGCAGATTCCCGGGTCGACCGCGTCGTCGGCCTGGATCCGCACGAACCGCCCACGGCTCTGCGTGAGCTGCTGGCCGATGTCGAGCTGATCCAGGCCGACGCCCGCGCGGCGTCCGGCGCCATCGCCGACCTCGGTGCCGAGGCCGTCGTGCACCTGGCGGTGACCAGCGCGCCCGACGCTCAGCACGGCCGGGCCGCGATGAAAGAGCAGAACGTCATCGGCACGATGCAGCTGCTCGCCGCCGCGCAGGCCGCACCCCGGCTGCGCAAGCTCGTCGTGCGTTCGTCGACGGCCGCCTACGGCGCGTCGTTCCGCGATCCCGGCGTCTTCACCGAGGACACCGAGCCGCGGGCCGTGCCGCGCGGCTCCTTCGCGCGAGACATCCTCGACATCGAGGGTTACGTCCGCGGTTTCCGGCGTCGCCGGCCCGAGGTGGCGGCCACTGTGCTGCGCTTTGCGCCCTTCATCAGTTCGACGGCCGACACGACGCTGACGCGCTACTTCGCCCAGCCGGTCGTGCCGACAGTGCTCGGCCGGGATGCCCGGCTGCAGTTCGTGCACGTCGACGACGCCCTCGAGATCCTGCACCGCTCGGTCATCGAGGAGCACCCGGGCACGTTCAACGTGGCCGGCGCGGGCATTCTCGCGCTCTCCCAGGCCATCCGCCGGGCCGGCCGCATCTCGGTGCCGCTGCCCGAGGGTGCGCTCTCGTCGCTGGCCGGGGTGGCCCGCAACGTGGGCGTCGGCCAGATCGGCTTCGACCAGATCGACCTGTTCGTGCACGGCCGCGTGGTCGACACGAGTCGTCTGGTCCGCGAGTTCGGTTTCACGCCGCGGTCTACGGCCGAGGCGTTCGACGACTTCATCCGGGGGCACGCCAACGGCTCGTCGCTGACCGCCGATCGGCTCACCGCGGCGGAGAAGGCGATCCTCGACGGGATCCGCCGGGTGCGGGCGGGTGCCACCGCCGGGGGTGACCGGCGTTGAGTCAGGACGAATTTCGCGACATGCTTCCGGGGCACGCCGACTTCACGCTGCCCCAGCCGGCCGAGCCGGTGCGGGTCAACGGTCGTCGCCCCATCCCGGAGGTGCCGTCGATGAACGGGAACGGCCACCACGCCGCAGAGCCGGAGGCTGACGTCCTCGACGTCTGGGACCAGCGGGTGGCCGGGGCCCTGGCCTTCCTGCGGCGGCGGCTCACCGGGGGTTACGAGGTCGACGAGTTCGGCTTCGACCGTGAGCTCAACGACGCCGTCTTCCAGCCGCTGCTGCGGGTGCTGCACCGTGACTGGTTCCGCACCGAGGTCTTCGGCGTCGAGAACGTGCCGGCCAAGGGCGGCGCGCTGGTCGTGGCCAACCATTCGGGTACGTTCGCGCTCGACGCGCTGATGCTGAGTGTGGCGATCCGCGACCAGCACCCCGAGGAGCGGCATCTGCGTCTGCTCGGGGCCGACCTGGTGTTCCGCATGCCCGTAGTGAGCGAGCTGGCCCGCAAATCGGGCGCGACCGTGGCCTGCAACCCCGACGCCGAGCGGCTGATGAGCTCGGGCGAGCTGGTCGGCGTGTTCCCCGAGGGCTTCAAGGGCATCGGCAAGCGCTTCGCCGACCGTTACAAGCTGCAGCGCTTCGGGCGGGGCGGGTTCGTCTCGGCCGCGCTGCGCACCGGCACCCCGATCGTCCCGGTGGCCATCGTCGGCGCCGAGGAGATCTATCCGATCCTGGCCGACATCAAGCCGCTGGCCCGGCTGCTCGGCGTGCCCTATTTCCCGGTCACGCCGACGTTCCCCTGGCTCGGCCCGCTGGGTCTGGTGCCGTTGCCGAGCAAGTGGCTCATCCAGTTCTGCCCACCGATCCCGACCGAGCACCTGACCGATCTGGCCGACGACCCGATGGTCGTCTACAACCTGGCCGATCAGGTCCGCGAGACGATTCAGGCCACGTTGCTGGAGTTGCTCGAGAAGAGGCCCGACGCCTTCGGGTTGTAACCGGTTGTCACTGGATCGTGACGCCTTGTGCGCCTATAGTGACAAGCGAGGGGCGGAGCCGGTGACACCCGGCAACGCCCCTCGCCATGTCTGCTGCTTGCTCGCCTAGTCGCTGCTCCCGAAGATGCCTTCGAGCAGACCGCCCAGCGGGTCCTCGTCCAGCTCGTCGGCCGGTTCCGGCAGAAGCTCGCCGGGCGACGTCGACTGCATCGGCGTGCCCCCGGCCGGCAGGGCCGGAGCGCTCGTCTGACTGCGCTGCCCCTTGACCCCGGCACCCGTCGTCGCCGACGGCGCGACGGCGGGGTCGCTCCGCCGCGGGTTCGCCGTCGGATCGGTCTTGCCACCCGGGCGGTTCGACTGCTTGCCGCTGTGCCCCGACGGCTTCGACGTGGTGACCTGATCGTCGGCGTCGAGCCCGCCGCCGGCACAGCTCTTCAGCCTGGGCCCGAGCCCGTCCGAGCCCGCCGAGGCCACGGTGTCGCAGGCCAAGCCCGTACGCAGGGACGTGGCGCGATCGTTGACCGAGTCGAGCAGCGCGATCGACTTCAGCGCCCGCTCCTGGTTGGCCGCCGACAGCCTGGTCAGCGCCGGGCTCAACGTCTGGCGCTGCCGGTCGGCGAACGAGTCGACGGTGGCCAGCGGCTTGATGTCCTTGCGGGCGACCGCCGACGTGGTCAGCAGTTTGACGCCCTTACGGGTGTCGGCGTCCATGTCGTCCAGCACCCCGGGGAACCCGGTGTCGTCGCCGCGCATCGCGACCGCCTCGGAGAGCCGGTTGCGGGCGAAGTCCAGGGACAGCTGACCGCGGGTGACGTCCGAGCCGGCCATCGCCAGCTGGGCCCGTTCGGTCGAGCGCTTGACCCCGTACAGGGCGTCCCCCGGTGACGCGTTCTCGCTGGCCGCGGAGATTCCGGAGACCGCGAGCGCGCCCGCCGCGACCCCGATGACGATGGCGCCGCGGGCCCGGATGCGGCCGCCGTGGCCGAGCAGTCCGGACCCGAGCCGGCCGGCGCGGGCCGTGGCGGGCTGTGTGGCGGTGGCGGGCTCGTCGACGGCGGTGGCGGTGCGGCCGATGCCGTCCCGCTCGGCCGTGGCGACCAGCATCGCCCTCAGCCCCGTGCGGAACTCGGGTTCGACCCGGGCGCCGGGCCGTGCCGTGGACAGGCTGTTGCCGATGGCCACCAGCTCGGCGAGCTGCTCATCGGCCGCGCCCCGGCTGTGGTGCCGGGGGCCGCCGCTGGTCTCGTCGAGAAGCTCCGCGAAGCGCTCGGCGCTCCGCCGGTCCAGAAACTCGAATCTCACCGCGGGCACCTCCCCTCGCTCGTGAATGTCTCGCCGGCAGCATCGCCGGCGGTCGCGACAATGCCGGGGGCCGACAGTGCCGCCCGGGGTCGCACTCGGACAAACGCGCGACACGCGTCCCCGGTTACGGGGGACATCGGCCGGCATCGGGTAATGGAGGGCCGTGTCACGCTTGGAATCCGTCGGGCAGGAGGCGGGCCAGCGCGCGGACGGCGCGGTACTGCAAAGCCTTGATCGCGCCCTCGTTCTTGCCCATCGTCTGCGCGGTCTCGGCGACCGAGAAGCCCTGCAGGAATCGCAGCACGATGCACTCCTGCTGCTCCGGGTTGAGCTGTTTGACCGCGGTGAGCAGGGCGACGTTGGTGATGTGGTCGACCACCGACGACTCCGGGCTGCCCTCCGGCCCGCGCGCCTCGCGGTCGGCGTCGAGTACGTCGCCGGTGGTCACCTCGAGGCGGTAGCGGCCCGACTTGAAGTGGTCGGCGACCAGGTTGCGGGCGATGGTGACCAGCCACGCCCCGAGGTCACGGCCTTGCCAGGTGAAGCTGCCGATGCGCTTGAGCGCGCGCAGGAACGTGTCCGACGTGAGGTCCTCGGCCAGCTGCCGGTTGCCGACCCGGAAGTAGACGAAGCGGAACACCGTGTCGACGTACCGGTCGTAGATCAGCCCGAACGCCTCCGCCTCGCCGGCCTGGGCCCGCTCGACCAGCGCCCACACCTCGGCGGCGGCGTCGCCCGGGTCGGGGCGGGCCGGATACTTCGGTGGCTCGGCGTCGCGTTGCGGCCCGGTCGTGCTCTGCGCGGGGACGACGACGGTCTGCTCGCCGG from the Paractinoplanes abujensis genome contains:
- a CDS encoding sugar phosphate isomerase/epimerase family protein, which translates into the protein MSSRVPVLLSSSSVFPEPTAAAFEMAATVGYDGLEVMVWTDRVSQDAGALKGLSEHYDLPVLSVHAPCLLVTQRVWSPDPWERLNRAAQLAETLGAPTVVVHPPFSWQRDYAKNFAAGLAKVQARHPDLAFAIENMFPVKMAGRWFVPYTPGWDPTETGFDAYTLDLSHCAASRINALGMADKMGSALKHVHLGDGTGEGRDEHLVPGRGNQPCAELLRSLSARGFKGSVALEVSTRKAASRAVREADLRESLEFARKHLAPAESSTPAITRA
- a CDS encoding lysophospholipid acyltransferase family protein — translated: MSQDEFRDMLPGHADFTLPQPAEPVRVNGRRPIPEVPSMNGNGHHAAEPEADVLDVWDQRVAGALAFLRRRLTGGYEVDEFGFDRELNDAVFQPLLRVLHRDWFRTEVFGVENVPAKGGALVVANHSGTFALDALMLSVAIRDQHPEERHLRLLGADLVFRMPVVSELARKSGATVACNPDAERLMSSGELVGVFPEGFKGIGKRFADRYKLQRFGRGGFVSAALRTGTPIVPVAIVGAEEIYPILADIKPLARLLGVPYFPVTPTFPWLGPLGLVPLPSKWLIQFCPPIPTEHLTDLADDPMVVYNLADQVRETIQATLLELLEKRPDAFGL
- a CDS encoding response regulator transcription factor produces the protein MARVLVVEDEESFSDALSYMLRKEGFEVSVAPTGTSALTQFDRTGADIVLLDLMLPEMSGTEVCRQLRQRSAVPIIMVTARDSEIDKVVGLEIGADDYVTKPYSPRELVARIRAVLRRQGTEAAEVSTPTLAAGPVRMDVERHVVTVDGAGVQLPLKEFELLELLLRNAGRVLTRGQLIDRVWGADYVGDTKTLDVHVKRLRSKVEPEPSAPRYIVTVRGLGYKFEP
- a CDS encoding CGNR zinc finger domain-containing protein; the protein is MNFDAYARTAVDLVNAELGDLAGLRALFADEQAWMRDEVVEKDVAMFRRAQRRLREVFEYGTSGRDADAVTELNALLEIFPVQPRISGHDAGDWHMHVTSRGSSVSAEYLAGAVWGLSVWLCEYGSARFGICADERCGNVYLDTSSNNCRRFCSERCATRSHVAAHRARKRAELAGSAPLRETLTPA
- a CDS encoding 30S ribosomal protein bS22, whose product is MGSVVKKRRKRMAKKKHRKLLRKTRVQRRRLGK
- a CDS encoding helix-turn-helix domain-containing protein, yielding MTGPAQTEEKLSEVRFLTVAEVAALMRVSKMTVYRLVHGGDLTAVRVGRSFRVPEHAVHEYLRGAFSQTA
- a CDS encoding ECF subfamily RNA polymerase sigma factor, BldN family codes for the protein MVVNTIRGDGPKRTRNRPHVNESPSQRMPPAGGNAKPMAGGGRVAVPGRPPMPPQQPTAGQRSNLPEAPPGEQTVVVPAQSTTGPQRDAEPPKYPARPDPGDAAAEVWALVERAQAGEAEAFGLIYDRYVDTVFRFVYFRVGNRQLAEDLTSDTFLRALKRIGSFTWQGRDLGAWLVTIARNLVADHFKSGRYRLEVTTGDVLDADREARGPEGSPESSVVDHITNVALLTAVKQLNPEQQECIVLRFLQGFSVAETAQTMGKNEGAIKALQYRAVRALARLLPDGFQA
- a CDS encoding sensor histidine kinase codes for the protein MDLAYGIPLILAALVIGVAGGVLITRARQSPRPGEKSRNRPHEGGRAIDTDEPHTGKQGMKGLGRKSLDSLRVGVVVLDAEDHPVLVNPAARAMGLLRSGGAPGTIAAHPILRTLAGQVRRTGVRREVELDLPRGRAGAAQAPLGLHLRAVALNQTHVAVEAADVTESHRLARVRRDFVANVSHELKTPIGALQLLAEALLDATELPAADPAEAQNEDLLAARRFAERIHHESARMGRLVSELLELTRLQGAEPLPTPEPVSVDWVIAEVIDRTRTTASAKTIEVVYNGPKGGTVYGSDSQVATAVTNLVENAIAYSGEDTKVELTLRQDDDWVEIDVADQGIGIAPHDVDRIFERFYRADQARSRSTGGTGLGLAIVKHIATNHGGRVSVTSSLGDGSTFTLRLPARPPEAPLPLPTAIEIESGSAGR
- the phoU gene encoding phosphate signaling complex protein PhoU — translated: MREEFQADLNEVSRLMVTMAEAVREAMRKATKALLTADLKAAEAVIERDHEVDELNSQVEAKVADTIARQAPVASDLRMVITALHISADLERMGDLAEHVAKTAKRRHPSPAVPAELRPVFQGMAEVADQMAESIANLLAKPDAELAAKLEHQDDEIDELERKLFKIMLDDDWPYGAETAIDGALLGRFYERYADHAVNVGEQLVYLITGEPVGDQS
- a CDS encoding proline dehydrogenase family protein, encoding MLRSLLLAAAGSDRLGRLAGSAPFGRNAVRKFVAGGDAGEALQTGRILVDDGLAITFDHLAAETRSVEQAVAVRDEYRALLGRLKGAGLAPAAEVSVKLSALGQRLDEKLAYEHAQAVCAAAAEAGTTVTLDAEDHTLTDSTLEILADLRKDHPGTGAVLQAYLRRTEGDCRELATSGSRVRLCKGAYAEPESVAFQSSLDIDKSFVRCLNILMSGEGYPMVATHDPRLIAIAEDRARWFDRTADEYEFQMLYGVRVEEQARLAAGGNVVRVYLPYGEQWYGYLMRRLAERPGNAGVLGRALVGR
- a CDS encoding NAD-dependent epimerase/dehydratase family protein translates to MTSPPSVVVVTGVSRYLGARVAARLAADSRVDRVVGLDPHEPPTALRELLADVELIQADARAASGAIADLGAEAVVHLAVTSAPDAQHGRAAMKEQNVIGTMQLLAAAQAAPRLRKLVVRSSTAAYGASFRDPGVFTEDTEPRAVPRGSFARDILDIEGYVRGFRRRRPEVAATVLRFAPFISSTADTTLTRYFAQPVVPTVLGRDARLQFVHVDDALEILHRSVIEEHPGTFNVAGAGILALSQAIRRAGRISVPLPEGALSSLAGVARNVGVGQIGFDQIDLFVHGRVVDTSRLVREFGFTPRSTAEAFDDFIRGHANGSSLTADRLTAAEKAILDGIRRVRAGATAGGDRR